Proteins encoded in a region of the Quercus lobata isolate SW786 chromosome 8, ValleyOak3.0 Primary Assembly, whole genome shotgun sequence genome:
- the LOC115958119 gene encoding xanthohumol 4-O-methyltransferase-like: MGTKEAEAELQLQGQADIWKYMFSFADTMAVKCAVELCIPDIINMHGEPITLSQIVAGIPDAHSPDISYLARIMRLLVRRKIFAAHQTSEGGETKYGLTHSSRWLLHDSKMTLAPMLIMEDHPWLMTPWHYFGQCVKEGGLAFEKAHGRMIWDYASVNPEFNKLFNDGMACTANIVMNTFVSEYKDGLGSVASLMDVGGGTGTAIAEVVKSNPHIKGINFDLPHVVSTAPIYDGVTHVGGDMFQAIPNADAVFMKWIMHDWDDESCVKILKNCRKAIPKETGKVIIVDVVLQPEGNAIFDDTGIAFDLLMIAHVSGGKERTEPEWKKVLEEGGFPRYNIIKIPALPSIIEAFPK, encoded by the exons atGGGGACAAAAGAAGCTGAAGCAGAGCTACAACTACAAGGGCAAGCTGATATATGGAAATACATGTTTAGCTTTGCAGACACCATGGCTGTGAAATGCGCTGTTGAGCTTTGCATACCTGACATTATAAACATGCATGGTGAACCAATAACCTTATCCCAGATAGTTGCTGGTATTCCTGATGCACATTCCCCAGATATCAGCTACCTCGCACGCATCATGAGATTGCTAGTCCGCAGAAAGATCTTCGCCGCACATCAGACATCAGAAGGTGGAGAAACAAAGTACGGCCTGACCCACTCATCAAGATGGCTATTGCATGATTCCAAGATGACCCTAGCTCCTATGCTAATCATGGAGGACCATCCTTGGCTAATGACACCATGGCACTATTTTGGCCAATGTGTCAAAGAAGGTGGCCTAGCCTTTGAGAAGGCTCATGGGCGTATGATTTGGGACTATGCCTCTGTAAATCCTGAATTCAACAAGTTGTTCAATGATGGCATGGCTTGTACGGCCAATATTGTGATGAATACTTTTGTCTCTGAGTATAAAGATGGTCTTGGTTCTGTGGCATCATTAATGGATGTGGGAGGTGGAACTGGTACTGCCATAGCTGAGGTTGTGAAATCCAATCCACACATCAAAGGCATCAACTTTGATCTACCACATGTTGTTTCTACGGCACCCATTTATGATGGAGTCACACATGTTGGAGGTGACATGTTTCAAGCCATTCCAAATGCTGATGCAGTTTTCATGAAG TGGATCATGCATGATTGGGACGACGAAAGTTGTgtcaagattttgaaaaattgccGAAAAGCAATTCCGAAAGAGACTGGAAAAGTTATTATTGTAGATGTTGTGCTACAGCCAGAGGGTAATGCTATATTTGATGACACAGGTATAGCATTTGATTTGCTTATGATTGCACACGTCTCAGGTGGCAAGGAAAGGACTGAACCTGAGTGGAAGAAAGTATTGGAAGAAGGAGGCTTTCCTCGCTACAATATCATCAAAATTCCAGCTTTACCATCTATTATTGAGGCGTTCCCTAAGTGA